From Streptomyces sp. Edi4, one genomic window encodes:
- a CDS encoding Mut7-C RNAse domain-containing protein, whose amino-acid sequence MNGPEIQIDFAPELRLFVPTKRRDGRSTVVTDGVSTLGHVVESLGVPLTEAGRLLADGREVPVSHIPVAGEFIEVRAVERPQRVPGAPLRFLLDVHLGTLARRLRLLGVDAAYENEDIGDPALAALSARERRVLLSRDRGLLHRRELWAGAYVYSHRTEDQLRDVLGRFAPELAPWSRCTACNAPLREADKESVGDRLEHGTRTAYDVFAECGSCERVYWRGAHHASLEAIVDDAVREFGHVNAAAHRPE is encoded by the coding sequence GTGAACGGACCGGAGATCCAGATCGACTTCGCCCCTGAGCTGCGGCTCTTCGTTCCGACGAAGCGCCGTGACGGCCGCAGCACCGTGGTGACCGACGGCGTGTCCACCCTGGGCCACGTCGTCGAGTCGCTGGGCGTCCCCCTGACCGAGGCCGGCCGGCTGCTCGCGGACGGCCGCGAGGTCCCGGTCTCGCACATCCCGGTGGCGGGCGAGTTCATCGAGGTGCGCGCGGTCGAGCGCCCTCAGCGGGTTCCGGGCGCCCCGCTCCGGTTCCTGCTCGACGTCCATCTCGGCACACTCGCGCGGCGGTTGCGGCTGCTCGGCGTCGACGCCGCGTACGAGAACGAGGACATCGGCGACCCGGCGCTCGCCGCGCTCTCGGCGCGGGAGCGGCGTGTGCTGCTCTCGCGGGACCGGGGTCTGCTGCACCGCAGGGAGTTGTGGGCGGGGGCGTACGTCTACAGCCACCGCACCGAGGACCAACTGCGGGACGTACTGGGCCGGTTCGCGCCCGAGCTCGCGCCCTGGAGCCGCTGCACCGCCTGCAACGCGCCGCTGCGCGAGGCGGACAAGGAGTCGGTGGGCGACCGCCTGGAGCACGGCACGCGCACCGCGTACGACGTCTTCGCCGAGTGCGGCTCCTGCGAACGGGTCTACTGGCGCGGGGCGCACCACGCGAGCCTTGAGGCCATCGTCGACGACGCCGTCCGCGAGTTCGGCCACGTGAACGCGGCCGCCCACCGCCCGGAATGA
- a CDS encoding NAD(P)H-binding protein, with amino-acid sequence MTVLITGSRGKVATILIGLLREHGLAVRAASASPDKLTVPDGVERVVCDLDDPATFPAALAGVESVFLYANPQHIEAFLTEAKAAGVQHIALLSSSSVLEPGADTNAIAAMHSAVERGLANSGIQSTFLQPGAFAGNALGWSWAAKSAGTVDLPYPGTQASPIHEADIAEAALAVLTRPELRGRSYHLTGPASLSAAERVAIVGEASGRPLTVNTVSGAAWKESVAEFMPESVADALLGYFASHDGRPDAVTSAVEELTGHPARTFASWAREHADAFRP; translated from the coding sequence ATGACGGTCCTGATCACCGGCAGCCGCGGCAAGGTCGCCACCATCCTCATCGGGCTGCTGCGAGAGCACGGCCTCGCCGTGCGCGCCGCCTCTGCGAGCCCGGACAAGCTGACCGTTCCCGACGGCGTGGAGCGCGTCGTCTGCGACCTCGACGACCCGGCGACGTTCCCGGCCGCCCTGGCCGGCGTCGAGTCGGTCTTCCTCTACGCCAACCCGCAGCACATCGAAGCGTTCCTCACCGAGGCGAAGGCGGCCGGGGTCCAGCACATAGCGCTGCTCTCCTCCAGTTCCGTCCTGGAGCCCGGCGCCGACACCAACGCCATCGCGGCGATGCACAGCGCCGTCGAACGCGGCCTGGCGAACTCCGGAATCCAGTCGACGTTCCTGCAACCCGGCGCCTTCGCGGGCAACGCGCTGGGCTGGTCCTGGGCCGCGAAGTCCGCCGGCACCGTGGACCTGCCCTACCCCGGGACCCAGGCCAGCCCCATCCACGAGGCCGACATCGCCGAGGCCGCCCTCGCCGTCCTCACCCGGCCCGAACTGCGCGGCCGCTCCTACCACTTGACGGGCCCCGCCTCCCTCAGCGCGGCCGAGCGGGTGGCGATCGTCGGCGAGGCGTCGGGGCGTCCGCTGACTGTCAACACCGTGAGCGGCGCGGCCTGGAAGGAGTCGGTGGCCGAGTTCATGCCGGAAAGTGTCGCGGACGCGCTGCTCGGATACTTCGCCTCACACGACGGCCGCCCAGATGCTGTCACATCGGCCGTCGAGGAGCTGACCGGTCACCCGGCCCGCACGTTCGCGTCCTGGGCGCGGGAGCACGCGGATGCCTTCCGGCCCTGA